The following are from one region of the Archangium lipolyticum genome:
- a CDS encoding ArsR/SmtB family transcription factor, producing the protein MEELSQSFRALGDPTRLRILRLVARAPLNVSELVSLVGVAQSSVSHHLGKLKGLGLIREERQAGFTYYSLALGPVDARWPLIRLAREAEDEEGDLARLEDLLRMRADRQALNERLLEPGQSWFLWAGALASLLPALDVADFGCGTGLLSVSMARWASRVWAIDQSEAALTQARERASREGLSNISFLREDLHRLSLPAGERDLVVISQSLHHVESPPAVLAEAARILKPGGKMVVLELMPHDERWVVERLGHRHLGFAPETLEASLREVGFGALTRETHAREGASPFRVFLLTGVKQR; encoded by the coding sequence ATGGAGGAACTGTCCCAATCCTTCCGGGCCCTGGGAGACCCGACGCGACTGCGAATCCTGCGCCTGGTGGCGCGGGCGCCGCTGAACGTGTCGGAGCTGGTGTCCCTGGTGGGGGTGGCGCAGTCCTCGGTGTCGCACCACCTGGGCAAGCTCAAGGGACTGGGGCTCATCCGCGAGGAGCGGCAGGCCGGCTTCACCTACTACTCGCTGGCGCTGGGGCCGGTGGATGCGCGCTGGCCGCTCATCCGCCTGGCCCGCGAGGCGGAGGACGAGGAGGGCGACCTGGCGCGGCTGGAGGACCTGCTGCGGATGCGCGCGGACCGGCAGGCCCTCAACGAGCGGCTGCTGGAGCCGGGGCAGTCCTGGTTCCTCTGGGCCGGAGCCCTCGCCTCGCTGCTGCCGGCGCTGGACGTGGCGGACTTCGGGTGCGGCACGGGCCTGCTCTCGGTGTCCATGGCGCGCTGGGCCTCGCGCGTGTGGGCCATCGACCAGAGCGAGGCCGCGCTGACGCAGGCCCGCGAGCGCGCCTCGCGCGAGGGCCTCTCCAACATCTCCTTCCTGCGCGAGGACCTGCACCGGCTGTCCCTGCCGGCGGGCGAGCGCGACCTGGTCGTCATCTCCCAGAGCCTCCACCACGTGGAATCCCCACCGGCGGTGCTGGCCGAGGCCGCCCGCATCCTCAAGCCGGGGGGCAAGATGGTGGTGCTGGAGTTGATGCCCCACGACGAGCGGTGGGTGGTGGAGCGGTTGGGCCACCGGCACCTCGGCTTCGCGCCGGAGACGCTCGAGGCTTCACTGCGCGAGGTGGGTTTTGGTGCCCTCACGCGCGAAACGCATGCACGCGAGGGGGCGAGCCCCTTCCGCGTCTTCCTCCTCACGGGAGTCAAACAGCGATGA
- the metH gene encoding methionine synthase: MSSHLPAPLPPPPGENGRRVEALRAAMRERVLVLDGAMGTQLQAKNLKAADFGGPEYEGCNEYLVLTRPDVIESIHAAYFAAGADVTETDSFGGTPLVLAEFGLSHKAMEINIASSKLARNAAEAAEAKDGRMRWVAGSIGPTTKAISVTGGVTFEELVDNFAAQAEGLALGGSDYLLIETCQDTRNVKAALLGCERAFRKLGWKLPVAVSGTIEPMGTMLAGQSVEALAASLEHVELLYLGLNCATGPEFMTDHIRSLAAMSPFAVSCVPNAGLPDENGHYLETPEMLARSLRRFCEQGWLNVVGGCCGTHTGHVSAIAQAVKGLVPRRNVPPSRSTLSGVDFLEVRDEERPVIVGERTNVIGSKKFKELIIAGQLEDASEIARAQVKRGAQVIDVCLANPDRDELEDMRQFLEVVVKKVRVPLMIDSTDERVIAMSLTYSQGKAIINSVNLEDGEERFEKVVPLARQYGAALVVGCIDEKGMAVTRQRKLEVAERSFELLTRKYGMKAEDLYFDPLVFPCASGDVQYTGSAVETIEGVRLIKQRFPQCKTVLGISNVSFGLPTAGREVLNSVFLYHCVQAGLDMALVNSEKLERYPSLPAEERQLSEDLLYNRGGDPVTPFAAHFRERKPKKADVSTLPLEERLQRYIIEGSRDGLQADLDLALEKYAPLEIINGPLMKGMDEVGRLFGANELIVAEVLQSAEAMKAAVSYLEPRMSKAQAASRGKIVLATVKGDVHDIGKNLVEIILANNGFHVVNLGIKVPPEQLVKAVREHNPDIVGLSGLLVKSAHQMVATAEDLKRQGVAVPILVGGAALSRNFVDRNIAPAYGGGTVAYAQDAMSGLELAKQIVDPAAHEKLKGELAERRTKLSQQDKDRPKPSAPVVAARSPEISILEQVPPAPDYVRHVLTNTPLDTIWRFINPVMLYGRHLGLRTASRALGTAAEAELAKTEEGRKALALKEQVELIKGSLRDGRMQAKAVFQFFKAASDGNRISLFDGQTGEPRVVFEFPRQEKQGGLCLADFVRPLEGGEPRDNLAMFVVTAGQGIRELSEEYKAKGEFLKMHAVQALALETAEAYAEMLHTQLRSMWGFPDKPDMTMLERFRAEYQGKRYSFGYPACPRLEDQTLLFQALRPEEIGVQLTDGCMMEPEASVSALVFHHPQASYFSVT, from the coding sequence ATGAGCAGCCATCTTCCCGCCCCTCTTCCTCCACCCCCGGGTGAGAACGGCCGCCGCGTGGAGGCCCTGCGCGCCGCCATGCGCGAGCGCGTGCTGGTGCTGGATGGCGCCATGGGCACGCAGCTGCAGGCGAAGAACCTCAAGGCCGCGGACTTCGGCGGGCCCGAGTACGAGGGCTGCAACGAGTACCTCGTGCTCACGCGCCCGGACGTCATCGAGAGCATCCACGCGGCCTACTTCGCCGCGGGCGCGGACGTGACGGAGACGGACAGCTTCGGCGGCACGCCGCTGGTGCTGGCCGAGTTCGGCCTGTCGCACAAGGCGATGGAGATCAACATCGCCTCGTCGAAGCTGGCACGCAACGCCGCCGAGGCCGCCGAGGCGAAGGATGGGCGGATGCGCTGGGTGGCCGGTTCCATCGGTCCCACCACCAAGGCCATCAGCGTGACGGGCGGCGTGACTTTCGAGGAGCTGGTGGACAACTTCGCCGCGCAGGCGGAGGGGCTCGCGCTGGGCGGCTCGGACTACCTGCTCATCGAGACGTGCCAGGACACGCGCAACGTGAAGGCGGCGCTGCTCGGGTGCGAGCGGGCCTTCCGCAAGCTGGGGTGGAAGCTGCCGGTGGCGGTGTCCGGCACCATCGAGCCCATGGGCACCATGCTGGCGGGCCAGTCCGTGGAGGCGCTGGCGGCCTCGCTGGAGCACGTGGAGCTGCTCTACCTGGGCCTCAACTGCGCCACGGGCCCCGAGTTCATGACGGACCACATCCGCTCGCTGGCGGCGATGAGCCCCTTCGCGGTGTCGTGCGTGCCCAACGCGGGTCTGCCGGACGAGAACGGGCACTACCTGGAGACGCCGGAGATGCTGGCGCGCTCGCTGCGCCGCTTCTGTGAGCAGGGCTGGCTCAACGTGGTGGGTGGCTGTTGTGGCACGCACACCGGTCACGTGAGCGCCATCGCCCAGGCGGTGAAGGGCCTGGTGCCGCGCCGCAACGTGCCACCGTCGCGCTCCACCCTGTCCGGCGTGGACTTCCTGGAGGTGCGTGACGAGGAGCGCCCCGTCATCGTCGGCGAGCGCACCAACGTCATCGGCAGCAAGAAGTTCAAGGAGCTCATCATCGCGGGGCAGCTCGAGGATGCCTCGGAGATCGCTCGCGCCCAGGTGAAGCGTGGCGCACAGGTCATCGACGTGTGTCTGGCCAACCCGGACCGGGACGAGCTCGAGGACATGCGCCAGTTCCTGGAGGTGGTCGTCAAGAAGGTGCGCGTGCCCTTGATGATCGACTCCACGGACGAGCGCGTCATCGCGATGTCGCTCACGTACTCGCAGGGCAAGGCCATCATCAACTCGGTGAACCTGGAGGACGGCGAGGAGCGCTTCGAGAAGGTGGTGCCGCTGGCGCGCCAGTACGGCGCGGCGCTGGTGGTGGGCTGCATCGACGAGAAGGGCATGGCCGTCACGCGCCAGCGCAAGCTGGAGGTGGCCGAGCGCTCCTTCGAGCTGCTCACCCGCAAGTACGGGATGAAGGCGGAGGACCTGTATTTCGATCCGCTCGTCTTCCCGTGCGCCTCGGGTGACGTGCAGTACACGGGCAGCGCGGTGGAGACCATCGAGGGCGTGCGGCTCATCAAGCAGCGCTTCCCCCAGTGCAAGACGGTGCTGGGCATCTCCAACGTGTCCTTCGGCCTGCCCACCGCGGGCCGCGAGGTGCTCAACTCGGTGTTCCTCTACCACTGCGTCCAGGCGGGCCTGGACATGGCGCTCGTCAACTCGGAGAAGCTGGAGCGCTACCCGTCGCTGCCCGCCGAGGAGCGCCAGCTGTCCGAGGATCTGCTCTACAACCGGGGAGGAGACCCGGTGACGCCCTTCGCCGCGCACTTCCGCGAGCGCAAGCCGAAGAAGGCGGACGTGAGCACGCTGCCGCTCGAGGAGCGGTTGCAGCGCTACATCATCGAGGGCAGCCGCGATGGCCTCCAGGCGGACCTGGACCTGGCGCTGGAGAAGTACGCGCCGCTGGAGATCATCAACGGCCCGCTGATGAAGGGCATGGACGAGGTGGGCCGGCTCTTCGGTGCCAACGAGCTCATCGTGGCCGAGGTGCTCCAGAGCGCCGAGGCGATGAAGGCGGCGGTGAGCTACCTGGAGCCGAGGATGAGCAAGGCCCAGGCGGCTTCGCGCGGGAAGATCGTGCTCGCCACGGTGAAGGGAGACGTGCACGACATCGGGAAGAACCTGGTGGAGATCATCCTCGCCAACAACGGCTTCCACGTGGTGAACCTGGGCATCAAGGTGCCGCCCGAGCAGCTGGTGAAGGCGGTGCGTGAGCACAACCCGGACATCGTCGGCCTGAGCGGTCTGCTGGTGAAGAGCGCGCACCAGATGGTGGCCACGGCGGAGGATCTGAAGCGCCAGGGCGTGGCCGTGCCCATCCTGGTGGGCGGCGCCGCGCTGAGCCGCAACTTCGTGGACAGGAACATCGCGCCGGCCTACGGCGGTGGCACGGTGGCCTACGCTCAGGACGCGATGAGCGGCCTGGAGCTGGCCAAGCAGATCGTGGATCCGGCGGCGCACGAGAAGCTGAAGGGCGAGCTGGCCGAGCGCCGGACGAAGCTGTCCCAGCAGGACAAGGATCGGCCCAAGCCGAGCGCCCCAGTGGTGGCGGCGCGCAGCCCGGAGATCTCCATCCTGGAGCAGGTGCCTCCGGCGCCGGACTACGTGCGGCACGTGCTGACGAACACGCCGCTGGACACCATCTGGCGCTTCATCAACCCGGTGATGCTGTACGGACGGCACCTGGGGCTGCGCACGGCGTCGCGCGCGCTGGGCACGGCGGCCGAGGCGGAGCTGGCGAAGACGGAGGAGGGCCGCAAGGCGCTCGCGCTGAAGGAGCAGGTGGAGCTGATCAAGGGCTCGCTGCGCGACGGGCGGATGCAGGCCAAGGCCGTGTTCCAGTTCTTCAAGGCGGCCAGCGACGGCAACCGCATCTCCCTGTTCGACGGGCAGACGGGTGAGCCGCGCGTGGTGTTCGAGTTCCCCCGGCAGGAGAAGCAGGGCGGGCTGTGCCTGGCGGACTTCGTGAGGCCGCTGGAGGGCGGGGAGCCGCGGGACAACCTGGCCATGTTCGTGGTGACGGCGGGGCAGGGGATTCGCGAGCTGAGCGAGGAGTACAAGGCGAAGGGCGAGTTCCTGAAGATGCACGCGGTGCAGGCGCTCGCGCTGGAGACGGCCGAGGCGTACGCGGAGATGCTGCACACGCAGCTGCGCAGCATGTGGGGCTTCCCGGACAAGCCGGACATGACGATGCTGGAGCGCTTCCGCGCGGAGTACCAGGGCAAGCGCTACTCGTTCGGCTACCCGGCGTGCCCGAGGCTGGAGGACCAGACGCTGTTGTTCCAGGCGCTGAGGCCGGAGGAGATCGGCGTGCAGCTCACGGACGGGTGCATGATGGAGCCGGAGGCCAGTGTGTCCGCGCTCGTCTTCCACCACCCGCAGGCGAGCTACTTCTCGGTCACCTGA